From one Solanum stenotomum isolate F172 chromosome 12, ASM1918654v1, whole genome shotgun sequence genomic stretch:
- the LOC125847322 gene encoding mini zinc finger protein 2-like has translation MRKIQLLENQDDDSVTSESSTNSAFTVRMVRYKECQKNHAARVGGHAVDGCREFMPSGEEGTSSAFICAACGCHRNFHRREVETEVASCELF, from the coding sequence atgagAAAAATTCAATTGCTTGAGAATCAAGACGATGACTCAGTCACATCAGAAAGCTCTACGAATTCAGCATTTACAGTAAGGATGGTGAGATATAAAGAATGCCAGAAGAATCACGCCGCGCGTGTTGGAGGACATGCAGTAGATGGGTGCAGGGAGTTTATGCCAAGTGGTGAAGAAGGAACAAGCAGCGCATTTATTTGCGCTGCTTGTGGCTGTCACCGCAATTTCCACCGAAGAGAGGTGGAAACTGAAGTTGCCTCTTGTGAGCTTTTCTAG